The Kineothrix sp. MB12-C1 genome includes a window with the following:
- the rpmF gene encoding 50S ribosomal protein L32: MSICPKNKSSKGRRDKRRANWKMSAPTLVKCSKCGALMMPHRVCKKCGSYNKKEIISVD, encoded by the coding sequence ATGTCTATTTGTCCCAAGAATAAATCTTCCAAGGGTAGAAGAGATAAGAGAAGAGCAAACTGGAAAATGAGTGCTCCTACATTGGTTAAATGCAGCAAGTGCGGCGCGTTAATGATGCCCCACAGAGTATGCAAGAAATGTGGCTCTTATAACAAAAAAGAAATCATTTCTGTAGATTAA
- a CDS encoding nucleotidyltransferase: MKTAGIIVEYNPFHNGHKYHIERTKELTGCDFVIAVMSGNYMQRGVPAVIDKYARTEMALRNGVDLVLELPLFYASASAEYFALGAVSLLNKLEVTDSLCFGSECGDVHILSEIASVLIDEPTLYREVLQARLRKGLSYPKARSEAISTCLSSPAYVEAISSPNNILGIEYIKALKRMESRIHPYTIQRKGGGYHDTSLIADFKEDASPKSSASAIRQSMNGIDGLFSIEDHVPPSVYERLSDSYQKSFPIRSDDFSLLLKYKLLSEEEEGYTKYVDVSSDLSDKIKKNLRFYRSFEQFCELLKSKDMTYSRISRCLLHILLDIKKEELTTFLNGDCIYYARMLGFRKEAEELLHEIRIHSSIPLISKLADAAPFLNEAGNRMLKKEIQASHIYDSVVAHKFDCDSTSEYSKRLVIL; the protein is encoded by the coding sequence ATGAAAACAGCAGGTATTATCGTAGAATACAATCCCTTTCATAATGGACATAAATATCATATCGAACGAACAAAGGAATTAACAGGTTGTGATTTTGTAATTGCGGTGATGAGCGGTAATTATATGCAGCGAGGTGTTCCTGCTGTTATCGATAAATATGCCCGCACTGAGATGGCACTTCGAAATGGTGTCGACTTGGTGCTGGAACTTCCCCTCTTCTATGCATCTGCGAGTGCAGAGTATTTCGCTCTTGGCGCTGTCTCCCTTTTGAATAAACTGGAGGTCACAGATTCCTTATGTTTTGGCAGTGAATGTGGCGATGTGCATATTTTATCAGAAATCGCTTCCGTCCTTATTGACGAGCCGACTCTTTACAGGGAAGTTTTGCAAGCACGGCTTAGAAAAGGCTTATCCTATCCGAAAGCGAGAAGTGAAGCTATTTCAACCTGTCTCTCTTCCCCTGCATACGTAGAAGCGATCTCATCTCCGAACAACATTCTCGGTATTGAATATATAAAAGCGTTGAAACGAATGGAAAGCAGGATACATCCTTATACCATTCAAAGAAAGGGCGGCGGCTATCATGACACCTCCCTCATAGCAGATTTTAAAGAAGATGCGTCTCCTAAAAGCTCTGCCTCCGCCATTCGACAGTCCATGAATGGTATCGATGGACTCTTTTCCATAGAAGATCATGTTCCGCCCTCCGTCTATGAACGGTTAAGCGATTCTTATCAAAAGAGCTTTCCTATAAGAAGTGATGACTTTTCTCTCTTATTAAAATATAAGCTTCTATCAGAGGAAGAAGAGGGATATACGAAATATGTGGACGTATCTTCAGATTTATCGGATAAAATAAAGAAAAACTTACGTTTTTACAGGAGCTTTGAACAGTTCTGTGAATTGCTCAAATCCAAAGATATGACTTATTCCCGTATCAGCCGCTGCCTCTTACATATCCTTTTGGATATAAAAAAGGAGGAACTTACCACTTTCTTAAACGGTGATTGTATCTATTATGCCAGAATGCTCGGATTCCGAAAAGAAGCGGAAGAATTATTACACGAAATCCGAATCCATTCCTCCATTCCTCTTATTTCCAAATTGGCAGATGCCGCTCCCTTTCTTAACGAAGCCGGAAACAGGATGTTGAAAAAAGAAATTCAAGCTTCTCATATTTATGACAGTGTTGTTGCTCATAAGTTCGACTGCGATAGCACGAGCGAATATAGCAAACGGCTGGTTATCCTATAG
- a CDS encoding acetate kinase — MNILVINCGSSSLKFQLIDATDEKLIAKGLCERIGIEGSQLVYAPTGGEKVTAVTPMGDHTEAIRLVLEALTNEKNGVVKSLKEIGAVGHRIVHGGEKFASSTMITDEVIKAIEECNTLAPLHNPANLIGIDACKKLMPGTPMVAVFDTAFHQTMPEEAYMYAIPYKYYREYKVRRYGFHGTSHSYVSHRAAQLLGRNYEDLKIIVCHLGNGASISAIKNGKCVDTSMGLTPLEGLIMGTRSGDIDPAIIKFIADTEGKNIDEIMDVLNKESGVLGLSDGFSSDFRDLVDAYEKGEEASVRTMKVFAYHVAKYVGAYTAAMNGVDAICFTAGFGENSAFIRTLVCAYLGYLGIEIDEEANAKRGVEGIITTADSRTNVLAIPTNEELAIARETFALVK, encoded by the coding sequence ATGAATATATTAGTAATAAACTGTGGCAGCTCATCCCTTAAGTTCCAGTTAATCGATGCTACAGATGAGAAGTTAATTGCAAAAGGGCTTTGTGAAAGAATCGGTATAGAAGGAAGCCAACTCGTATATGCGCCTACAGGCGGAGAAAAGGTAACAGCAGTAACGCCTATGGGAGATCATACAGAGGCTATCCGCCTTGTGCTCGAAGCGTTGACGAATGAGAAAAACGGAGTAGTGAAAAGTCTTAAAGAAATCGGCGCGGTAGGACATCGAATTGTCCATGGCGGAGAGAAGTTTGCTTCTTCCACTATGATTACGGATGAGGTTATTAAGGCAATTGAAGAGTGCAACACGCTCGCTCCTCTTCACAACCCGGCTAATCTTATCGGTATCGATGCATGTAAGAAGTTGATGCCCGGCACCCCTATGGTAGCTGTATTCGATACTGCCTTTCATCAGACAATGCCCGAAGAAGCTTATATGTACGCTATTCCATACAAGTATTACAGAGAATATAAGGTAAGAAGATATGGTTTCCATGGAACGAGCCATTCTTATGTATCCCATCGTGCGGCTCAGCTATTAGGCCGCAACTACGAGGATTTGAAGATTATCGTTTGTCATCTCGGAAACGGAGCCAGCATCTCTGCAATAAAAAATGGCAAATGCGTGGATACTTCCATGGGACTGACTCCTTTGGAAGGCTTAATTATGGGAACCCGCTCCGGCGATATTGATCCGGCGATTATTAAATTCATCGCTGATACAGAAGGCAAAAATATCGATGAAATTATGGATGTGCTCAATAAGGAGTCCGGAGTGCTAGGACTTTCCGATGGATTTTCCTCAGATTTCAGAGATTTGGTAGATGCATATGAAAAGGGAGAGGAAGCATCGGTTCGTACGATGAAAGTTTTCGCTTATCATGTGGCGAAGTATGTAGGTGCATATACCGCAGCGATGAACGGTGTGGATGCTATTTGTTTTACCGCAGGATTTGGAGAGAACAGTGCATTTATCCGTACCCTGGTATGCGCGTATCTGGGATACCTTGGAATTGAGATCGATGAAGAAGCGAATGCGAAGCGAGGCGTGGAAGGTATCATTACCACAGCGGATTCGAGGACGAATGTTCTTGCGATTCCTACCAACGAAGAATTGGCAATTGCGAGGGAAACTTTTGCTCTTGTCAAATGA
- a CDS encoding ABC transporter ATP-binding protein: MSEQSKPQKRSYGPGSGMMPGEKAKDFKGTTGKLLRYMGAYKYGLIAVVIFAIGGTAFGIVGPKIMSRAITEIFNGLMGKYAGTGGINFDKIWQILLVLLGLYVFSAVLSFIQGFIMTGISQKLSYRFRQEISQKINRMPFEYFESKPVGEVLSRITNDVDTLGQSLNQGITQLITSVITIIGVLIMMLSISPLMTLIAFVILPVSGILIGVTVKFSQKYFVSQQKYLGKINGQVEEIYGGHNIVKAFNREEQVLKEFNETNEILYQSAWKSQFFSGMMHPIMNFVGNLGYVAVAVSGGFLVIKGSIQIGDIQAFIQYVRNFTQPIAQVAQVSNMLQSMAAAAERVFEFLGEEEENRGEKALFLDNLEGNVSFEHVRFGYHPDKIIIHDFSSQVRAGEKVAIVGPTGAGKTTMVKLLMHFYDVNGGKILVDGHDIKELERSELRKAFGMVLQDTWLFKGTIMENIRYGRLDATDEEVIEAAKAAHAHHFIQTLPGGYQMELNEEASNVSQGQKQLLTIARAILADSKIMILDEATSSVDMRTEARIQKAMNNLMKGRTSFVIAHRLSTIRDADLILVMKDGDIIEQGNHEQLLAQKGFYSELYQSQFEEITA, translated from the coding sequence ATGAGTGAGCAAAGTAAACCTCAAAAAAGGTCATATGGGCCTGGAAGCGGAATGATGCCGGGGGAGAAGGCTAAGGACTTCAAGGGTACAACCGGTAAGTTGTTACGATACATGGGTGCTTATAAGTATGGATTGATCGCAGTGGTGATTTTTGCCATAGGCGGTACTGCCTTTGGTATTGTAGGACCGAAGATAATGAGTAGGGCAATCACCGAAATATTTAACGGACTTATGGGTAAGTACGCAGGAACCGGAGGAATCAACTTTGATAAGATATGGCAGATTCTTCTTGTATTGCTCGGATTATATGTATTTAGTGCGGTGCTATCCTTTATTCAGGGATTTATTATGACAGGAATCTCACAGAAACTTAGCTATAGATTTCGACAGGAGATCTCACAGAAAATTAATCGTATGCCCTTTGAATACTTTGAGTCGAAGCCGGTAGGAGAAGTTCTGTCTCGTATTACTAACGATGTGGATACCTTAGGACAGAGTCTGAATCAAGGTATCACCCAGCTTATTACTTCAGTCATCACTATTATCGGTGTGCTTATTATGATGTTAAGCATTAGTCCGCTCATGACATTGATTGCCTTTGTAATTCTGCCTGTATCAGGTATTCTTATTGGGGTGACTGTGAAGTTCTCCCAAAAATACTTCGTATCTCAGCAAAAATATTTAGGTAAGATTAACGGGCAGGTAGAAGAAATTTATGGAGGCCATAACATTGTAAAAGCTTTCAACAGAGAAGAACAGGTACTGAAAGAATTCAATGAGACTAACGAGATTCTCTATCAGTCTGCCTGGAAGTCTCAATTTTTCTCCGGAATGATGCATCCGATTATGAACTTTGTAGGTAACTTAGGTTATGTAGCAGTTGCGGTAAGCGGCGGCTTTTTAGTAATTAAAGGGAGTATCCAAATTGGAGATATCCAAGCATTTATCCAATATGTAAGAAACTTTACCCAACCGATCGCTCAAGTGGCACAAGTATCGAATATGCTTCAGTCTATGGCAGCAGCGGCGGAAAGAGTCTTTGAATTCTTGGGTGAAGAGGAGGAAAACAGAGGAGAGAAGGCACTTTTCCTTGATAATCTGGAGGGGAATGTAAGTTTTGAACATGTACGCTTTGGTTATCACCCTGATAAGATTATTATTCACGATTTCAGCAGTCAGGTAAGGGCTGGTGAGAAGGTAGCGATCGTAGGACCTACGGGAGCGGGTAAGACAACGATGGTGAAGCTTTTGATGCACTTTTATGATGTGAATGGCGGAAAGATTCTCGTAGACGGACACGACATTAAGGAGCTTGAAAGAAGTGAGCTTCGAAAAGCTTTCGGTATGGTATTACAAGATACCTGGCTGTTTAAAGGCACGATTATGGAAAATATCCGTTACGGTAGGCTGGATGCTACCGATGAAGAGGTGATTGAGGCAGCAAAGGCAGCTCATGCCCATCATTTTATTCAGACACTTCCGGGTGGCTACCAAATGGAATTGAATGAAGAAGCGAGCAATGTATCCCAAGGGCAGAAACAGCTTCTCACGATTGCCAGAGCAATCCTTGCAGACAGTAAGATTATGATCCTTGACGAAGCGACGAGTTCTGTGGATATGAGAACAGAAGCTCGTATTCAGAAGGCTATGAATAACTTGATGAAAGGAAGAACCAGTTTCGTCATCGCCCATCGCCTCTCAACAATCCGCGATGCGGATTTAATCCTTGTAATGAAGGATGGGGATATTATCGAACAGGGGAATCATGAGCAGTTGTTAGCACAAAAAGGCTTCTATTCAGAATTGTATCAATCTCAGTTTGAAGAAATTACCGCATAA
- a CDS encoding YceD family protein produces MLMNLTDVLTSEGKVVEKQVEIDIVQIDSRLGDFPIIEKTPVTLTLTNIGTNQASIEGKMELTFAMNCDRCLKPVLQKVILDFTRVVEGPDAYTKDAEDDDQNFMEGYQLNIDDLIKNECFMNLPTKVLCQPDCVGICMQCGKDLNEGQCACDTFVPDPRMARIKDIFDANKEV; encoded by the coding sequence ATGTTAATGAACCTAACTGATGTTTTAACATCTGAAGGCAAAGTAGTAGAAAAACAGGTAGAAATCGATATTGTGCAGATTGACAGCCGTTTGGGGGATTTCCCGATTATCGAGAAGACACCGGTGACACTTACTTTGACTAATATTGGAACTAACCAAGCGTCTATAGAAGGTAAGATGGAGCTTACATTTGCCATGAATTGTGACAGATGCCTCAAGCCCGTTTTGCAAAAAGTGATTCTCGATTTTACAAGAGTCGTAGAAGGACCTGATGCATATACGAAAGACGCGGAAGACGATGACCAGAATTTCATGGAAGGTTACCAGCTTAACATAGATGATTTGATTAAGAATGAGTGTTTTATGAACTTGCCGACGAAGGTTTTATGTCAGCCGGACTGTGTAGGAATCTGTATGCAGTGTGGGAAAGACTTGAATGAAGGACAATGTGCTTGTGATACATTTGTACCCGATCCGAGGATGGCAAGGATAAAAGATATCTTTGACGCAAATAAGGAGGTGTAA
- a CDS encoding ABC transporter ATP-binding protein, with the protein MFKILKYLGESKASVAIIIALLVLQAYCDLTLPQYTADIVDIGISRGGIDPAMTEVISGDPAYIQTHYLLSKGAVMLGLSVVMMLTTILSSLIAARVSAKIGMSLRSRVFHRVISFSNAEMETFSTASLITRSTNDIQQVQMVSVMLLRMVLYAPIIGIGGVIRVSGTRTGMGWIIGVAVAAITVLVGSLMIIAMPKFKKMQPLIDRLNLVSREILTGIPVIRAFDREEFEEKRFDEASRQLMKNQLFTNRVMTFMMPVMMLIMNGITVMIVWFGAQGVDMGNLEVGDLLAFITYTMQIVMAFLMITMISVMLPRAGVAAERIEEVVNTESSIHDKEIVKDREVDGLRGVLSFDNVSFRYPGADEDALVDITFTAEPGKTTAIIGSTGCGKSTLIQLIPRFYDVTEGKITIDGIDIRDLSQHRLRSILGYVPQKGVLFSGDIESNIKFAGDFIDDEAMKEAASIAQAQEFIDSKPDTYKSEISQGGTNVSGGQKQRLSIARAIASKPKVCLFDDSFSALDYKTDVVLRKALHEKLSESTVMIVAQRISTILHADQIIVLEEGKMVGIGTHEHLLRTCETYQEIARAQLSEEELKGGMA; encoded by the coding sequence ATGTTTAAAATTTTGAAATATTTAGGTGAATCAAAAGCCTCTGTAGCTATTATCATCGCTCTTTTAGTTCTCCAGGCTTACTGTGATCTAACATTGCCTCAGTATACTGCAGACATTGTGGATATCGGCATAAGCCGTGGCGGTATTGATCCGGCGATGACAGAAGTAATAAGTGGCGATCCTGCCTATATACAGACTCATTATTTGTTATCTAAGGGTGCTGTTATGTTAGGGTTATCGGTAGTAATGATGTTGACGACAATTCTATCGAGTCTGATTGCAGCCAGAGTATCCGCTAAGATTGGTATGTCCTTAAGGAGTAGGGTCTTCCATCGTGTTATTTCCTTTTCCAATGCGGAGATGGAGACGTTCTCAACCGCTTCGTTAATTACAAGAAGTACGAATGATATCCAGCAAGTACAGATGGTATCGGTCATGCTGCTTCGCATGGTATTGTATGCTCCCATCATAGGAATTGGCGGTGTTATCAGGGTATCCGGCACAAGAACCGGTATGGGATGGATCATCGGGGTGGCAGTTGCTGCGATTACTGTTTTGGTAGGAAGCCTTATGATAATAGCTATGCCCAAATTTAAGAAGATGCAGCCCTTAATCGATAGGCTGAATCTCGTTTCCAGGGAGATATTAACCGGTATTCCGGTCATCCGGGCTTTTGATAGAGAGGAATTTGAAGAGAAACGTTTTGATGAGGCGAGTAGACAGTTGATGAAGAATCAGTTGTTCACGAATCGTGTTATGACCTTTATGATGCCTGTGATGATGCTGATTATGAATGGAATTACTGTTATGATCGTGTGGTTCGGTGCACAAGGTGTTGATATGGGTAATCTGGAAGTAGGAGATTTGCTGGCGTTCATTACTTATACAATGCAGATTGTAATGGCATTTTTGATGATTACTATGATTTCTGTAATGCTTCCTCGTGCAGGGGTGGCAGCAGAGCGTATTGAAGAGGTAGTCAATACGGAGTCTTCCATTCACGATAAGGAAATTGTGAAGGATAGAGAAGTTGATGGTTTAAGAGGAGTGCTTTCTTTTGATAATGTATCCTTCCGTTATCCGGGGGCTGACGAGGATGCCCTTGTAGATATCACTTTCACCGCCGAACCGGGTAAAACGACTGCGATCATTGGCAGTACCGGATGTGGCAAATCTACATTGATTCAATTAATTCCCAGATTCTATGATGTGACAGAAGGGAAGATTACGATAGATGGAATTGATATTAGAGATTTATCTCAACATAGACTTCGCAGTATCCTCGGCTATGTACCGCAAAAGGGAGTGTTATTTTCCGGAGATATTGAGTCGAATATTAAATTTGCCGGAGATTTTATCGACGATGAAGCGATGAAGGAAGCGGCGTCTATCGCTCAGGCTCAGGAATTCATCGATAGCAAGCCGGATACTTATAAGAGTGAGATTTCTCAGGGAGGAACCAATGTATCGGGTGGACAGAAGCAGCGGCTTTCGATTGCAAGGGCTATTGCATCTAAACCAAAGGTGTGCTTGTTCGACGATAGTTTCTCAGCCCTTGATTACAAGACAGATGTGGTGCTTCGAAAGGCATTACATGAAAAGCTATCCGAGTCCACGGTAATGATTGTAGCCCAGAGAATCAGCACTATATTACATGCGGATCAGATTATCGTCCTGGAGGAAGGAAAAATGGTCGGCATCGGTACTCACGAACATCTTCTTCGTACGTGTGAAACGTATCAGGAGATCGCCAGAGCACAGCTATCGGAGGAAGAACTGAAAGGAGGTATGGCATAA
- the plsX gene encoding phosphate acyltransferase PlsX, which yields MSELVKVAIDAMGGDNAPGEIVKGAIEAVKESNNVKVYLVGIEDAIKEELKKYTYPSSQVEIINATEVIETAEPPVMAIRRKKDSSIVKGLQLVKSGECDAYVSAGSTGATLVGGQVIVGRLKGVERPPLAPLIPTEKGASLLIDCGANVDARPSHLVQFARMGSVYMESTMGIKNPRVAIVNIGAEEDKGNALVKETFPLLQSCRDINFIGSIEARDIPSGYADVIVCEAFVGNVILKLYEGVGGTLIKMVKKGMLSTLRSKIGALLVKPALKETLKAFDLEQYGGAPLLGLKGLVVKTHGSSKSVEIKNSVLQCVTFSEQKINDKIKEKISFENE from the coding sequence ATGTCAGAATTAGTAAAAGTTGCTATCGATGCGATGGGCGGAGATAATGCACCGGGTGAAATCGTAAAAGGCGCGATAGAAGCGGTGAAAGAAAGCAACAATGTTAAGGTCTATCTGGTGGGGATAGAAGATGCTATTAAGGAAGAACTGAAGAAATATACTTATCCGTCTTCCCAAGTGGAAATTATCAATGCGACAGAGGTGATAGAGACGGCAGAGCCGCCTGTTATGGCTATTCGCAGGAAGAAGGATTCCTCTATCGTGAAGGGACTTCAGCTTGTGAAGAGCGGAGAATGTGATGCTTATGTATCGGCAGGCAGCACCGGAGCTACTTTAGTTGGAGGGCAGGTGATTGTAGGGCGCCTAAAGGGAGTGGAGAGACCGCCCCTTGCACCATTGATACCGACGGAGAAGGGAGCTTCACTTTTAATCGACTGCGGCGCCAACGTGGACGCAAGACCGTCTCATCTCGTACAGTTTGCCAGGATGGGAAGTGTATACATGGAAAGCACTATGGGTATCAAGAATCCCAGGGTGGCGATTGTTAATATCGGTGCGGAGGAAGATAAAGGGAATGCCCTTGTGAAAGAAACCTTTCCGCTGCTTCAAAGTTGCCGGGATATTAACTTTATCGGAAGCATAGAAGCGAGAGATATTCCATCGGGATATGCGGATGTTATTGTATGCGAAGCCTTCGTCGGCAATGTTATCTTGAAGTTGTATGAGGGAGTCGGCGGAACACTCATTAAGATGGTGAAGAAAGGGATGCTTAGTACCCTTCGCAGCAAGATAGGTGCTCTGTTGGTAAAGCCGGCATTAAAAGAAACCCTTAAGGCATTTGACCTGGAACAATATGGCGGAGCTCCGCTTCTTGGCTTAAAAGGCCTGGTAGTGAAGACTCATGGCAGTTCGAAATCAGTAGAAATCAAAAATTCTGTTCTCCAATGTGTCACATTTAGCGAGCAGAAGATTAATGATAAAATAAAAGAAAAGATTAGTTTTGAGAACGAATAG
- the pta gene encoding phosphate acetyltransferase — protein MSYIDIIKEKARSNKKTIVLPETTDKRTLIAASHIIAEGIANIIMVGNEEKIMDGASWLEVELGGAKIINPAQTDKLEEYTNLLYEIRKAKGMTMEKAKELLLTDYLTFAVMMVKAGEADGMVAGACHATADTLRPALQILKTAPGVKLVSGFFILDVPNCEYGDNGTFLFADCGLNQDPTAEELAAIADSSATSFRQLVGTEPIIAMLSHSTKGSAKHPLVDKVVEATKIAKEEYPHLMLDGELQADAALVPQVAKSKAPGSPVGGNANVLIFPNLDSGNIGYKLVQRLAKAEAYGPMLQGIARPVNDLSRGCSWQDIVGVVALTAVQAQLA, from the coding sequence ATGTCCTATATCGATATTATTAAAGAAAAGGCAAGGAGCAACAAAAAGACAATCGTTCTGCCGGAGACTACGGATAAGAGAACGTTAATTGCTGCATCCCATATTATTGCAGAGGGAATCGCGAATATTATTATGGTAGGCAATGAGGAGAAAATTATGGATGGTGCCAGCTGGCTGGAGGTAGAGCTCGGCGGTGCTAAGATTATAAATCCGGCTCAGACGGACAAGTTGGAAGAATATACGAATCTATTATATGAAATAAGAAAAGCTAAGGGAATGACGATGGAAAAAGCGAAAGAACTTCTCTTAACCGATTATTTAACCTTCGCTGTTATGATGGTAAAGGCGGGAGAAGCGGATGGAATGGTGGCAGGTGCATGTCATGCGACAGCGGATACACTACGCCCGGCGTTGCAGATTCTTAAGACAGCCCCCGGAGTAAAGCTCGTATCAGGCTTCTTTATTCTGGATGTACCGAATTGTGAATATGGAGATAATGGAACTTTTCTTTTTGCAGATTGTGGTCTGAACCAAGATCCTACGGCGGAAGAGCTTGCAGCTATTGCAGATTCCAGTGCTACGAGTTTCCGCCAGTTAGTGGGAACAGAACCGATAATCGCCATGCTATCCCATTCGACGAAAGGAAGTGCGAAACATCCTCTCGTGGATAAGGTTGTGGAAGCGACGAAGATTGCGAAGGAAGAATATCCTCATTTGATGTTGGATGGAGAATTGCAGGCAGATGCTGCCTTGGTGCCCCAGGTAGCTAAGTCTAAGGCACCCGGAAGTCCGGTAGGAGGAAATGCCAATGTTTTAATTTTCCCTAACTTGGATAGCGGTAATATTGGGTATAAGCTTGTACAGAGACTTGCGAAAGCGGAAGCTTACGGACCGATGCTTCAAGGAATTGCAAGACCGGTTAATGACCTGTCCCGCGGATGTTCCTGGCAGGATATTGTCGGCGTTGTGGCTTTGACAGCCGTGCAGGCACAGCTTGCTTAA
- a CDS encoding bifunctional homocysteine S-methyltransferase/methylenetetrahydrofolate reductase, whose protein sequence is MKIHEYLQDKKIICDGAFGTYFSALFDDEILPEQANIQHPELVKKIHSSYLDAGAVLVRTNTFASNKESLQCDEKGLAENIRAAWKHATEAARESKRISGEDCFLAGDIGPIPGSHGISEEETYLEYKLICDTFLEEGAQILIFETFTDMDRILPVIKEIKKEREVFIIVQFCVNQNGYSNAGISAGRLIQDAGKVSEIDALGFNCGVGPGHMFSIIDAVDWPEGKYVTALPNAGYPKLIKNRMIFRDNAEYFTLKMNEISLKGVDFLGGCCGTNPDYIRRMKEMIDIHQREKKLSIQGIEERTQQSVKDNSFWKDKKPGEKLIAVEISPPPGANDEKVMEAVFQLKEGIADVVTFPDSPSGRTRADSVLMSMKAAKETGLCVMPHICCRDKNAIGMRSQLLGAYINGIRNMLVITGDPVPTLIRQEVKSVFNFDSVGLMKMLDELNQEEFAKDPVVFGGALNHNRPNLNVEVGRVKKKMQQGAEFFLTQPIFTQEEAEKLRIVKEETGARILCGIMPLVSYRNALFIKNEMTGINVTEEVLAHFSPDMTREEGENAGIEIAKKVMGYTDDFVDGYYFSIPFNRVSLLNRIF, encoded by the coding sequence ATGAAGATTCATGAATATTTGCAAGATAAGAAAATAATATGCGACGGGGCATTCGGCACCTACTTTTCAGCGTTGTTCGATGATGAAATACTTCCCGAACAGGCGAATATACAGCATCCGGAGCTGGTGAAAAAGATACACAGCAGTTATCTGGACGCTGGAGCCGTGCTGGTGCGGACGAACACTTTTGCCTCGAACAAAGAGAGTCTTCAGTGTGATGAAAAAGGATTGGCGGAAAATATAAGGGCAGCGTGGAAGCATGCGACCGAAGCTGCCAGAGAAAGCAAAAGGATATCGGGAGAGGATTGTTTTCTGGCAGGTGATATCGGTCCGATTCCGGGAAGCCATGGAATTTCTGAAGAAGAAACCTATCTGGAATACAAATTAATATGTGATACCTTCCTGGAGGAAGGTGCACAGATTCTTATTTTCGAAACCTTTACGGATATGGATAGGATTCTGCCGGTAATAAAGGAGATAAAGAAAGAACGGGAAGTTTTTATTATCGTGCAGTTCTGTGTGAATCAGAACGGTTATAGTAATGCGGGAATCAGCGCGGGAAGGCTGATACAGGATGCCGGAAAGGTTAGTGAAATTGATGCACTGGGCTTTAATTGCGGCGTAGGTCCCGGGCACATGTTCTCAATTATCGATGCCGTTGACTGGCCGGAAGGCAAGTATGTAACCGCCCTTCCCAATGCAGGATATCCTAAGTTAATTAAGAACCGCATGATTTTCAGGGATAATGCAGAATACTTTACCTTAAAGATGAACGAGATTTCTTTGAAGGGAGTAGATTTCCTCGGTGGATGCTGTGGTACGAATCCTGACTATATCCGTCGTATGAAGGAAATGATCGACATACACCAAAGAGAAAAGAAGCTGTCCATCCAGGGTATAGAGGAAAGAACGCAGCAGAGTGTAAAGGATAATAGTTTCTGGAAAGATAAGAAGCCGGGAGAGAAGTTGATTGCGGTGGAGATTTCGCCTCCTCCCGGAGCGAACGATGAAAAAGTGATGGAAGCTGTTTTTCAATTAAAAGAAGGAATTGCGGATGTTGTTACTTTCCCTGATTCCCCTTCTGGAAGAACCAGGGCAGATTCCGTGCTTATGAGTATGAAGGCTGCAAAGGAGACAGGACTTTGTGTAATGCCGCATATATGCTGTAGGGATAAGAATGCGATAGGAATGCGCTCCCAGCTTTTAGGGGCATACATTAATGGAATAAGGAATATGCTCGTTATTACGGGAGATCCGGTGCCTACTTTAATAAGACAGGAAGTGAAAAGTGTATTTAACTTCGATTCGGTAGGGTTGATGAAGATGCTGGATGAACTGAATCAGGAAGAATTTGCGAAGGATCCCGTTGTATTTGGCGGTGCGCTGAACCACAACAGACCGAATCTGAATGTAGAAGTGGGACGGGTGAAGAAAAAAATGCAGCAGGGAGCGGAGTTTTTCCTGACGCAGCCAATCTTTACGCAGGAGGAAGCTGAGAAGCTGCGCATTGTGAAGGAAGAGACAGGGGCAAGAATTCTATGTGGGATTATGCCTTTAGTAAGTTACCGGAATGCTCTTTTTATTAAGAACGAAATGACAGGAATTAATGTGACAGAAGAAGTGCTCGCTCACTTTTCCCCCGATATGACACGGGAAGAAGGGGAGAATGCGGGTATAGAAATCGCTAAGAAGGTGATGGGTTATACAGATGATTTTGTAGACGGATATTACTTTTCTATCCCGTTTAACAGGGTTTCTCTCTTAAATCGAATTTTTTGA